The Leishmania major strain Friedlin complete genome, chromosome 31 genome contains a region encoding:
- the AAT25.2 gene encoding putative amino acid transporter aATP11 encodes MSTPNHPDRAPLVSNAQGLHQREDDQQQNTGPRSVSVFSQPQSMQDNGEYLKEDDYSRRMSINLFNIDMEPLGVSEVLLDGHRKHMNDDTHGGSHLKCVSESGEKGDEADQHPPKRPGTLRKTIHVLRFYFNVVVPFGGFLATTFNLASATLGAGIISIPSGFNLSGVIMSCVYLILAAAGTIYSMNLLAKVMVKTGLRTYAQSARVLLGRGADYFLAVLIIIQCFGGSVAYIIAASTLLSPVLNAPSAPAFLKTKQGNRIMTSVVWITFMLPLVFPKKVNSLRYVSTFGVLFIVYFVACMIGHSATHGLHDPSIRSEMRMMRTGNEALEGLGVFLFSLMVQLNAYDIFFEMQHKTVFHFTLYTTIATGTCVLLYFLSGIFGYADFGSKVRDSVLSLYDPIKEPYMAVGYIGIIIKICVAFALHMIPFRDALYHFFRWTPEEVPYWKHCLVMAVPTTAALLCGLFIPTINTVLGLLGSFCGGIIGMIMPALFYMYTGDFNLREVGMLNYVATYLLLVGGVVSVVFGTVTTIYSTSQSSFVS; translated from the coding sequence ATGAGCACGCCGAATCACCCCGACAGAGCGCCGTTGGTGAGCAATGCTCAAGGTCTTCACCAGCGCGAGGATGATCAGCAGCAAAATACCGGCCCCCGCAGTGTCTCCGTCTTTTCGCAGCCGCAGTCAATGCAGGATAACGGTGAGTATCTCAAGGAAGACGACTACAGTCGCCGCATGAGCATCAACTTGTTTAACATCGACATGGAGCCGCTTGGCGTGTCGGAGGTGCTTCTGGATGGGCATCGGAAGCACATGAACGATGACACGCACGGGGGCAGTCACCTAAAATGCGTGTCGGAAAGCggggagaagggcgacgAAGCTGACCAGCATCCGCCAAAGCGACCCGGGACGTTGCGCAAGACGATCCACGTGTTGCGTTTCTACTTCAACGTGGTCGTGCCATTCGGCGGCTTCCTCGCCACCACCTTCAACCTTGCCTCCGCCACTCTCGGTGCCGGCATCATCTCCATCCCCTCCGGCTTCAACCTGAGCGGGGTGATCATGTCCTGCGTCTACCTCATCCTGGCTGCAGCTGGCACAATCTACTCCATGAACCTTCTGGCGAAGGTGATGGTCAAGACAGGGCTTCGGACCTATGCCCAGtcggcgcgtgtgctgctcggccgcggcgccgactACTTTCTCGCTGTGCTCATCATCATCCAGTGCTTCGGTGGGTCTGTCGCGTACATCATCGCAGCAAGCACGCTGCTGAGCCCCGTCCTGAATGCCCCGAGCGCGCCTGCGTTCCTCAAGACAAAGCAGGGCAACCGCATCATGACGTCGGTGGTGTGGATCACCTTCATGTTGCCACTCGTGTTTCCCAAGAAGGTGAACTCTTTGCGCTACGTGTCCACCTTTGGTGTTCTCTTCATTGTGTACTTTGTGGCATGCATGATTGGGCACTCCGCCACGCATGGGCTGCACGACCCATCGATTCGAAGCGAGATGCGCATGATGCGCACTGGcaacgaggcgctggagggcCTCGGCGTGTTCCTCTTCAGTTTGATGGTGCAGCTGAACGCCTACGACATCTTCTTTGAGATGCAGCACAAGACGGTGTTCCACTTTACTCTCTACACAACCATTGCCACTGGTACGTGCGTGCTGCTCTACTTTCTCTCGGGCATCTTCGGCTACGCGGACTTCGGCTCCAAGGTGCGAGACTCGGTGCTCTCGCTGTACGACCCCATCAAGGAGCCCTACATGGCGGTCGGCTACATTGGCATCATCATCAAGATCTGCGTTGCCTTCGCCCTCCACATGATCCCGTTCCGCGACGCCCTCTACCACTTCTTTCGCTGGACcccggaggaggtgccgtACTGGAAGCACTGCCTCGTCATGGCCGTTCCGACGACAGCCGCGCTGCTTTGCGGTCTCTTTATCCCGACCATCAACACCGTCCTGGGACTGCTGGGCTCCTTCTGCGGTGGCATCATTGGCATGATCATGCCAGCACTGTTCTATATGTACACTGGTGACTTCAACCTGCGCGAAGTGGGCATGTTGAACTACGTGGCCACGTACCTGCTGCTCGTCGGAGGTGTTGTTTCGGTGGTCTTTggcaccgtcaccaccatCTACAGCACCTCCCAGAGCTCCTTCGTCTCGTAA
- a CDS encoding putative C-5 sterol desaturase — MEPLYGKMASFDMEALMPAQKYGIKAAFLGIIFVSFGVYNSVVIPAIAAVVKGRIPERVKPLEKLSVKDKLYVGFAKAVTAVFVHHTYQFIRNTEVSRMSPNFLDGPAVMRSVLWLPVHLPALFILYDLFYTLFHWALHWPPIYSLIHKHHHRQMSPFRGNTDAINDNPIEYVTGEYLHLLALYLLTRFTPVGQVHALTAIIFIFLGGTLASLNHTRVDLHIPYIFNVKAHDYHHRQPRVNFGQYIMFWDWVFGTFQAEGLPSEESAKSLKKAV; from the coding sequence ATGGAGCCTCTCTACGGCAAGATGGCCTCCTTCGACATGGAGGCGCTGATGCCGGCGCAGAAGTACGGCATCAAGGCCGCGTTTCTGGGAATCATCTTTGTGAGTTTCGGTGTGTACAACAGCGTCGTCATCCCTGCcatcgcggcggtggtgaagggGCGCATCCCCGAGCGTGTAAAGCCTCTAGAGAAGCTGTCGGTGAAGGACAAGTTGTACGTTGGTTTCGCCAAGGCGGTGACCGCCGTCTTCGTGCACCACACGTACCAGTTCATCCGCAACACAGAGGTGAGCCGCATGTCACCCAACTTCCTGGACGGCCCTGCCGTGATGCGTTCGGTGCTGTGGCTGCCGGTACACCTGCCAGCGCTCTTTATTCTCTACGACCTCTTCTACACACTGTTCCACTGGGCCCTGCACTGGCCCCCCATCTACTCCCTCATCCACAAGCATCATCATCGGCAGATGTCTCCCTTCCGCGGCAATACCGACGCCATCAATGACAACCCAATCGAGTACGTCACAGGCGAGTACCTGCACCTGCTGGCGCTGTACCTGCTGACACGTTTTACGCCCGTGGGCCAGGTGCACGCACTGACGGCCATCATCTTCATCTTTCTTGGCGGCACCCTCGCCAGCCTGAACCACACCCGCGTGGACTTACACATTCCGTACATTTTCAACGTGAAGGCACACGACtaccaccaccggcagccgcgcgtCAACTTTGGGCAGTACATCATGTTCTGGGACTGGGTGTTTGGCACCTTCCAGGCCGAGGGGCTCCCCTCGGAGGAGTCGGCGAAGAGCCTCAAGAAGGCAGTGTGA